CATAGGTTTAGCTGACCCATCCTAATAGAATTCTAGTCTTAACCAAATTCCTTCTGCTTCTTTGTTTCAGGCTCTTGTGGGATCACGTGACGAAAATGGCTCGTTTGATTGGTTCTGCTCTGGTGTCCTTATCAACCGCCAGTGGGTTTTGACAGCCGCCCATTGCTTCTCTTATAAGTAATTAATTctcattttacttttttctttgttttgccaGTTTTATGGGCCTGATCCATCACAGAATTCTCTGCTGTGTTATGTGGAGGATTTAAGattggtagttttgattttttttttttaactttctgccAGTTTTATGGGCCCATTCCACCACAGAGTTCTCTGTTGTGATATCTGAAGGATTTCAGATTCttacctttaaatttttttttttttaattttctgccaTTTTTGTGGGCCCATTCCACCACAGAGTTCTCTGTTGTGACATCTAGAGGTTTCAGATTCctacttttgatttttttatttatttctgccAGTTTTATGGCCCTGATTTATCACAGATTTCAGATTACTAGAGATTTATTTCTTTAATCTGGCTGCTACAGTCCTTCAAGTCTATTCACTCTTCTACTAAATTAATATAATCATATACCATTGAGACCCTTTATAAGCCAATGACAATTCAAATTGCATACTTTAGCAATTCTAGTTACTGCAAGAAGTACTGTATTCTACTAATTAATTGTCCACTTTTTGAAACTCTCATTCAAGCAATTTATTTCTTTCAGACCCATTAATGTAGTCCGTCTAGGGGAGCACGATTACAACGACCGGCAGGATGGTGCCAGAGATGAGGACATCGATGTAGAGAAAGAGTTCCTCTATCCTGAGTTCAAGGAGCCTCAAGGATATCACGACTTGGCTCTTCTGAAGTTAGTCAATCCTGCAGAAATTCGCGTAAGCTtcaaaatgttgttgttgttattattattattattattattattattattattattattattattattattattattatgatgatgatgatgggggttatttattacttctcatgtagtttatttatttcttttacccaatgggctattttttcctgttggagcccttgggcttatagcattctgcttttccaactagggttgtagcttagctaataataataataataataataataataataataataataataataataataataataataataataataataataataataataataatgaaaagtaacAAGTTCAATTCAGTATGTTGGCATAAACCACTGTGCGTATTTATTAAGTGTACCTGACATGGTACATTGCAAGCATTAATTGAATTTCTTTGCAGTCCCCCTTCTGCCCTAAGGGCACCCTTTTTTTTTAGCTCCCTGCTTTACCTCCGTTCCCGTTTCCTTTCTTCcgtcttgctgtccaacatcttaatttttttcattatgcaaCAGTATGTTATTCACCCATTTACACTAGGACACTGATTGGCCTTCCTGACCCCAGCGCTGGGTTATACTACCCATATTCATAGATGTAGTCTCCACTTATAGTTTTTAAGAAATTTTAGTATATTTGGCTACTACcctgttttatagtttttttttatgagaaatatcaAGATATTTGGCTGACTGCTTAAATACAGTTGTAACATTTTGAAGTAATGTTTTTTACAGAGGTTCGTAAATCCGGTTTGTCTTCCTTGGGGTGAGGCAAGAATCAGGAACCTGGTAAATCAGAAAGTTTCTCTCACTGGATGGGGAGCTTTGGAATTCAGTAAGTTTTTTAcgaattgatagaaaaaaaaaattgttttttcataTTATGGAAAGACTGACATAACTCTTCAGAGATCATCAATTTTGAATgctactttttctattttttttcgacATTTTTAATCCCATTCTACATTTCGTAGCTCTGTTttatcatatgataataataaaaaaatctctaATAGATGGCGTTGATAgttccaaataataataaataaaactttccccAACAGATGGCGTTGGGAGTTCAATCATCCAGGAGGTCAACGTAACTGTGTTTCCTACTCCTGTCTGTGATGAGAGTTACTCCAGCCTCAGGGACTTCAGCATTGTGTGGCCCAGAGGAATTGGGGAAACCATTCTGTGTGCAGGAGATCCCCAAGGAGGAAAGGATGCTTGTCAggtaagagaggaaaggaaacaaggaaataaataaactacaagagaagtaattaacaattgaaataaaataatttaagagtaacaacatcaaaatagatctttcatgtctaatctataaaaactttggcCCTTAGCTGCACTTACTTTAGATATATTTTTCTAGCTCCCTTCGACCTTTACTTtagtataactgttcgattttcaTCCAGTTGCACTATGGAAATGAAGGGCCTCTTAGGCCCCAACACCAGGAGATATTGCCCAAAATTTATAACAATCCAGAAATGAATATTCTGGAAAAATGTGGTGTTACATTCATTCGTGtttatacactcgggcacactgttctatcttacttctcttcctcttgttttttttttttttttaagttttaatagtttatactgtATGTAAAAGATCTAcatgtattctaatgttgttactgttcttaaaatagtttattttaactgttccttacttatcttgtagtttatctatttccttatttcctttcctcaatgggctattttccctattggagcccttgggcttgtagcatcctgcttttccaactagggttttagcttagctagtaataatgataagtattATATATTTGCTCTGAATTCAATATACCAAAATCCAGGATAATTTACATAAAGTATTCTGGATAAAAAGAGCTCTTACAGtccatcaaatttcttattcctgatctagatattaatctctggcgccgtcgttcaattagttcgtcatgcaagttgcataagatttttcataattctgatcatcctttacattcagatcttcccgatcagttccatcctgttcgtattactaggcatgcagttaattctaaagcgggatttacacggtcgaacggtttgtcgaacctgcttttcaagcggttcgaagaggtggattcagccacaaatgcataaggtttgtggacaatgaagtccCTCCGACaatagtcaggcgagaacagactttcttcgaaccgttcgacgaatgtggtcgacaaccaaataccccattcacacgttcgaacatcacttcaaacacttgtctgtcgaaccgcttTCGAGGAATCATTCGGCTATGTAAGATCCGCCTtcacagtcatgccttctccatcatgaggctcaatactacacagtattccagaagttttattccagctgtgacaaaccTCATGTTTACACCAACGATGAATTCAATATGCACAACTAAATATTATGCTAAATCTAATCGCAGGGAGACTCAGGTGGCCCCGTCACTTACCTGAATGAAGAGAAGAAGTACGTCTTGGCTGGCGTGGTTTCCAGAGGTTACGGGTGTGGCCTGAGCCAGTTTCCTGGAATTTACGCCGATGTCCGCCACCCGCCCTACCTCTCCTGGATCAAGAAAGTGGCTTTCCAGTGAAACTCTTTTCTGTCGTTTCAAGATATGTTGTgggttactagtgtacgcaacccgtcaaaattgatggatagatatttagatagatatgcacacacacatgcacatacacagattcaacccttctcaagcCTCCCCCATTTATTAACTACCACAcagtagtttgggcaatttgtaggaggTTGTTTTCAGAGTGGGTGGTTCAGCGTGAcaatatatacagctatatatatatatatatatatatatatatatatacatatatgtatatatatatatatatatatgtatatatatatatatatatatatatatatatatatatatatgtatatatatatatatatatatatatatacagtatatatatatatgtatatatgtatgtatatatatatatatatatatatatatatatatatatatatatatatatatatatatatatatatatatatatacacacacttctagGACTTCATAGTTTtagataaaaacaattatttatttgtttgtgtggttCTCGGTTTCAACGCTAAagtgtattatgtattatgtatgtctgataattttaaCCGTTAATATGCATTTCTGTTTGTAATTTTCTGTACCACCtgatgaatataaatgaatatataatttttatattttgaaatgcatacacacacttatatatatatatatatatatatatatatatatatatatatatatatatatatatatgtatatatatatatatatatatattattattattattgctatccaagctacacccctagttggaaaagcaagatgctataagcccaggggctccaacagggaaaaatagcccagtgaggaaaggaaaaaaggaaataaataaatgaagagaacaaattaacaataaatcattctaaaataagtaacaacgtcaaaacagacatgtcatatataaactattaacaacatcaaaaacaaatatgtcataaataaactataaaaagactcatgtccgcctggtcaacaaaaaagcatttgctccaactttgaacttttgaagttctactgattcaaccacccgattaggaagatcattccacaacttggtaacagctggaatgaaacttctagaatactgtgtagtattgagcctcatgatggagaagtcctggctattagaattaactgcctgcctagtattacgaacaggatagaattgtccagggagatctgaatgtaaaggatggtcagagttatgaaaaatcttatgcaacatccataatgaactaattgaacgacggtgccagagattaatatctagatcaggaataagaaatgtaatagaccgtaagtttctgtccaacaaattaagatgagaatcaacagctgaagatcagacaggagaacaatactcaaaacaaggtagaataaaagaattaaaacacttcttcagaatagattgatcaccgaatatcttaaaagacttgctcaataagccatttttttttgtgcaattgaagaagacacagaccttatatgtttctcaaaagtaaatttgctgtcgagaatcacacctaaaattttgaaagagtcatacaaatttaaagaaacattatcaatactgagatccggatgttgaggagccaccgtccttgacctacttacaatcatactttgagttttgttaggattcaacttcataccccataatttgcaccatgcactaattttagctaaatctctattaatggattcaccaaccctagatctacattcaggggatggaattgatgcaaagagagtagcatcatctgcatatgcaacaagcttgttttcaaggccaaaccacatgtcatgtgtatatagtatgaaaagtaatgggccaagaacactaccctgtggaacaccggatatcacattcctataatcactatggtgcccatcaacaataactctttgagatctattacttaaaaaatcaataataatgctaagaaacgacccacccactcccaactgtttcagtttgaaaacaagggcctcatgattaacacggtcaaaggtagcactaagatcaaggccaatcatacgaatttcccgaccacaatcaagggatttctgtacagcattggagattgtaagaggggcatcacatgctccaaggcctttacgaaaaccaaattgcaaactagggagtagatgattgccttcagcaaacctattaagacgttttgccagaagacgttcaaaaactttagataatatgggagttatggaaattgggcggtaatcagtgggacttgggctaccacaaacacatttacatagaggagtaacattaccaattctccaactagtgctaaaagctcctcttcttgctaacttacccaaaataacagataactttggagctaagaaatctgctgtctttaaaaaaaaaaaggaaaaataccatttgggtctacacctccataagcatcaaggtccacaaacagagctttaatctcacgagatcgaaaagctaaactagttagtgtagcctcaggaaaacaggaatgaggaagttcaagtttttcattactctgtttactgtcaaaaacatcatccaaaagggttgccctttcctttgcaCAGTAAGTGACTgcgccatctggtttaagtaaaggaggcatctacaccaaagagtgcagatttaagggtagaccaccatttatgttcctgagttgtaccagaaagtgtttcttttatggttaaattgtactccttttcagttgaggcataaactctctgagcaaaagctcgaagctgagtctAGTTGTTCCAtgtgaaatctgatctgttacccttccaaagatgataggcctcctgtttctccaaataagcacgtctacaatcatcattgaaccacggtttgtccttcactcggtaccttagcacacgagaagggatacgcctatcaattatgttgactagattctcattcaaagggacaacaggatctacactattatataattgtgaccaattcaagcacaaaagatcatgtaaaatcccattccagtctgcttgggatttcatataaattttacaagaatatgatatatcagggacaggctgctcagtcttcactaataatgaaatcaaggcatgatcagatgtcccgactggagaaccaaccttactagttataacgccaggggagtcagtgtatacgaggtccaagcaattaccagacctgtgagtagcttcatttatgatttgctcacagcctgattcagaggcaaagtctaaagctcttaagccatggcgatcggtaggagagatagaacttaaccactccctatggtgagcattaaaatcaccaacaaagacaaaagaagcctttctatcatcttcttgtatcttagccataatggtaagaagacaatcgaagatagaatcatctatgtctggattccggtagatcgaacacaaataaaagttgttatgcctgccacaaacttttattacctgaatctcatgacatccacattgatagcaggacttatgagaagcagggtactcggtcctaatatacaccgccattcccctggccctaggaatggcatcacgtttcaacattattggcttcttaaaaccagttataaggagctcagatgagtgcctcatattagaaaccaaagtttctgagcacaaaagaatataatgtctggacgcaactgtaaggtcttggatatttgcatgaagaccacgaatattgtaatacagaagacgacattgacgaaatctaggacgtactggtcccggatttcgctcaatgtctccagacagcataagaatcaatagaaaccaaaaagagacatcatacttaaaaactagattaacaagaattataacaaaaacaatacgaacagaattataaacaaagtgattgatgatacccatagactatagtaaatatatatatatatatatatatatatatatatatatatatatatatatatatatatatatataatgtatgcatatacatgtgtatatatatatatatatatatacagtatatgtatatatatgtatattaattaatcTGGCATTACATGAACAAGTGCTCTTTAAGCAATAAGGCCAGTAACTCTGATAACGTATGGAATTGATAAGTAAGCCTGGTGTAGGCCTCTGGACTCAACCCGAACAAGAGAGAAGTAAGTTTACTTGTAGCATAAGATTGAATAAGAATGGACCATTATGAAAAAAGTCCATTttagaacaaatatttttttaattcaggttttgagtcatagtatgacaatgaaacaatctacaacatattttgtagatttaagaacaaagccctcagatgaatattgggagttaaatggctggacaggattagaaatgaaactataagatgaGATCTgacgaagggtagatggagatgctttgggcatgctcttcgtaatccccaagagagagtagttcaccaaactttcaattatgctccacaaggcactaaaagagttggaagagccaggtctacatggctggggattatgaagtgtgaagtagtagatcatgaatggagaagtattgaattataagcttaagatagagacgactggtgaaatataatcgaggccctttgcgtcaataagcgtaggaggagatgatgatgatgacgattcatttttTCAGTTGTGATACTTAGCACCTTACCATTGAAGCAGGCTATTTACAACTTACCTGGGTGCGAGTTTTAGGTGCTGGAAACAATTGCTTGGAATTTAGATAATTTATTTATTGAGAGTAatgtggaaagaaattattttcagcgGTGTTCTTAATGAAGCATGAAGCGTGACTATTTACTTTCTACTGTTCCCGTGTACATGTTGAACGCATTTACTCTCATAACCTGACATATTGAGCTAATTTTTacatgatattttgtatttttaagtaTTTGTGGAGTTTTAGTAATATGACCCAGCACTAGGACTAGGGAGGCCAATCCCCACCATAAGTGCAACTGGGAGGAAAACACTAGTTGCAAAATAGTGTTATTATGAAGGTTTTTGTTATTCAGTTTACTTTGCAATCTGAGTCTGAAGAAATAAATAAAGGTGTGCGTCTAAATACCCTGTATATCTAACACATTTAAAATTTATAAcactttaattgtttattatttcagaTATGATTTACTATCTGAAATCAATACTATTATGAAAGAGACTACTTTTATAATACTTTAGTTTACCTTaaagtattttctttattctatCTACTGGAAATAATAGAAAACGTAATTATATTTACAAGGGATACTAAAATATTGAGAGTGCAGTGTTGTTTTGGTTGATTCtgtatgaatataattgtattaaATATCCTCCTGGCTTATCAAAACACGCATGATTTCATATGGAATAAGCTTAGAATACCATTAGACTGTACAGCCATAAAACGTCAGCATATGAACAAAAAATAGCACATTGATCCTTATATAACCAGTTATAGGATTTTGCATCTTATCTTAAACCATCATAATGTACTGTGCCTCAGTTAACCAATCCTAAAACACCATCTTTGTACCCTATTTTATATCTTGTTTATGTGTCAGTAGGTGTTCAAATTGTCAAAGAGTCCTCTTGCGATGACTGGAGAATTAATAACACATACAAGATGTGAAGGCAACCAACTTAATTCAATCTTAAGTAAATTTATGTAAACATTGAGCTGTGCTTATAAGTTTTACATTAGAATGAATCACAGGCATATTAGTACTGTGATATCTTAATGGAATAAGAGTGCTGGCCTGGTAATCTAGTAAACTTTGTTATAGAACAATAGGCCTACTGTATTTTGGAGTCTAAAGGAATTTACTACGTTTTTTTTTCTACCCGATTCTCAGCCCTCCCTTTCCTCAGAAATTAGTAGTAATAGAGATATTGGATCCATGCACGACTAAAAGTACTGCGAAACCGTATATAAAGAAAGTTGATCACATTTTTAACTCGTTTAAATAGACCATCTCTAAACTAAAATAATAAGGGTAATATTTGACTGTAATCGAAATTAAACATAAGTGAATCCTGTAAAAATAAAGGAATTGACGAAGATTATAAATGCCTAGGAATGTCTAAAAAGGATTGAAGATTTTATCTATTTAATTTCAGGTGGGTAATGGATTATGGAAATACCACGAAAAGTTATAAATTCATTATTGCTTTAGTTTTTTGAGCTGCTCATGAAAAATCCTAATGTTATtaatgcccaagcctcctctccacccaagctaggaccagggagggccagacagtggctactgatgactgcagatagacctataggctcccccaaacctggggccccaaccttagctcacaaggatggtaaggttgcagacactaatgaaactaacgagtctgagtgggactcgaaccccctactggcaaacaccaggcagagacgttaccaatcaggccacaaatgAAAGTTAACAACTTAAAGACTCATTTTGAAACCTGAATCCTCCCTTCTCTTATTTCATAACAtgtagtcttaaaaaaaaaaaaaaaaaaaaaaaaaaaaaaaaaaaaaaaaaaaaaaaaaaacttactattcTAAAATAGATAATTTTGTGTTCTATTAAAACTTATCTTGAATGTTGTAAAATGAAATAAACTGGTTTCATCAGAAAATTCCACAAATTATGAAATGcaagattgtttttattattattttttgttttttacatattCAGTGACGAGAAATATCACTTAACTTTTCTCTCTATTTTGATCATCTTTAATGATGGCATTGGTTTATTAAGACAAGTGTAGAACAAGAAGTTTCTGAAAACAAGTTTTAGAAAACGAGTTTGTGtacagttcatcatcatcatttcagccttcaaaagtcctttgttggatgtaggccttccccaggttcctccacagacttctatcccaagctattctgtgccactgttgcttatgttggtctaagtcatctcgccagcgggttttttgtcttcctcggtttcttgtgtatcctcggggtgtccagaaggttgttcgtgatgtccatcggttgtctgtcatcctggcaatgtgccctgcccagttccatttgagcttgctaatggtttcaaggatatccattactttagtttttttttttatgtatccatttagctgtttttctatccttccatgttagatttagcataattctctcatgtgccctctgcattgttcataATTTAAGgtataccaaaataaaataaaaatatataatttttttttctatgcattcTTACGGTCCTCTATATAACAGCAATATTTTAAACTAGTTTGTGTGAACATATAtgtattttcgttttttttcctttatcGTGGGACTGAGAGAAACGGGAATCTGATTATTAAGGTCTAACTAATAAGTTAAGTTGATAGAGATATTTGGTATGTTGAAGAGAAGGCTTGActgtttttcttattcatataattgataatgaattatatatatatatatatatatatatatatatatatatatatatatatatatatatatatatatatgtttatatatacacacacacatatatatatatatatatatatatatatatatatatatatatatatatatatatacatacatacatacatacatacatacatacacatatatatatatatatatatatatatatatatatatatatatatatatatatatatatatatatatatacacacacacatatatatatatatatatatatatatatatatatatatatatatacatacatacatacatacatacatatatatatatatatatatatatatatatatatatatatatatatatatatatatatatatatatatatatacatacatacatacatacatacatatatatatatatatatatatatatatatatatatatatatatatatatatatatatgtatatatatatatatatatatatatatatatatatatatatatatatatatatatatatatatatatatacatacatacatatatatatatacacacacacacatatatatatatatatatatatatatatatatatatatatatatatatatatatatgtatgtatgtatgtatgtatgtactacccTTACCACGAAGTTACTTTTCCCCTTTAAAACCCCGAGAGCAACGCCAGAGGCCCCGTCACGTACCTTAACAAAGAAGGAGAGAAGAATTTACGCCACTGTACATCACTCGTACTACTTGGCCTGAATCAAGAAATGAGATTTAGAGGAATTTTATTTcttaagaggaaattttatattaaatcAGTATAGTATTTCTCGTCATGAGTGAGAATTTTGAATGATGGCATATTAATCTTTAACATATGAACTTTTCGAATTTCATAGGCCTATGTCATTtatgttaatcttaattttaatgatTTGAATTTCGCTGTATTAGAAattaattagcttttttttttcttttatatagtatCTGGTATAACTAACAAGGTTATTTAGATATGAGAATGTTCATTTAATGACACCTActtaatatgaattattttttccgTTACACCATTTAACTAAGCCAACACTAAACTTTATAAACTAAGATGTGCATTtagtttttcattatatatccaaCATAGTTTatacgtgtatctatctatctatctatctatctatctatctatatctatatatatatatatatatatatatatatatatatatatatatatatatatatatatatatatatatatatatatatatattatttgtaaaaagcacgttaatattcatattttagaatatatttcacTTATTCCGGGTACTTTGGCGCTCAGCCAATCAGCGACCAGAGAAAATTCACCCGATGAC
The DNA window shown above is from Palaemon carinicauda isolate YSFRI2023 chromosome 37, ASM3689809v2, whole genome shotgun sequence and carries:
- the LOC137629174 gene encoding venom protease-like, whose translation is MVIPFIIFVLLCGVWGQDIIYEKEDDVCELPEGGNGLCRIHTLCPEAYKDFPRVNPTLCGFEGKAPIVCCPVKTGTVTGDPPANTSVSLYDVSPPKVNFSCGDSYPEVVFIITGGGCPNCGPGGFPAREVTAKYSALVGSRDENGSFDWFCSGVLINRQWVLTAAHCFSYKPINVVRLGEHDYNDRQDGARDEDIDVEKEFLYPEFKEPQGYHDLALLKLVNPAEIRRFVNPVCLPWGEARIRNLVNQKVSLTGWGALEFNGVGSSIIQEVNVTVFPTPVCDESYSSLRDFSIVWPRGIGETILCAGDPQGGKDACQGDSGGPVTYLNEEKKYVLAGVVSRGYGCGLSQFPGIYADVRHPPYLSWIKKVAFQ